In a genomic window of Polyangiaceae bacterium:
- a CDS encoding DUF2169 domain-containing protein, translating into MKVLKPMALALLTGPYERKGQTHLAIVVGAMTSLQGDVLEHEQTLWKSLATIPGFTGALDELKPKVKPEVLAVGWAFAPEGRKVPARRVKIEVGALSKELWVVGDRVWNNGVASDPVPFDQMPISWERAFGGEGYAANPVGRGLSPTKTEDGDTVHLLPNIELPKKLIGSPRDRPPPAGFAPIDPSWPKRLAKLGTYDKRWLETRYPDYPDDFDPTYFNLAPEDQWLDAPLEGQERVVIEHMHPTKERIEGKIPRFLARAFVSRESALLREVSLRLDTVLLVPHMERIVLLYRAFVEVQDDEASDVLDLMVALERHGEPKGLSHYRTVREKRLDRDKGSLYALRDKDLIPDGVRSGTAVNDEELGKLLAREGLVERATRNRARAQLEETREQLRQAGIDPDEHVPKDVPDEDQQIPDMNGIAEFVETTEKQAQEAIQEAEAKQKKALEDARKLCEENGLDFDKLLADAKKDQGGPPKFSAKAEMERLRDLAELSANSGVVIPEIAKLADPALEEKLIQAEAVLKDTYRKHVHYMPRAHEGAEEHVARVRLEVEALLIGGESLADHDFTGADLSGLDFSDRDLSRSFFEAARLEGCKFVNANLEGAVLARANLKGAVFTRAKLKGANLGEAICTEVLFDGGIDASEAVFVRTDLRGANLRGMILHKADINEALLDGADLSGIVASELTVLRSDFRGVKLAGATIERSNMLEIDVSGVDFRKCKLPGTVFLDVIADGANFDDAQVESLRIVGVDRGCSLVKATFRRANLRSAFFRGARLQESDFSDALLDAADFSKCDLTGATFEGARMREARLMKANLTQANLDCTDLFQALLGGAIVRGARFERASLFRADAMGAVGDDKTSFRGANVNFVRRAPR; encoded by the coding sequence ATGAAAGTCCTGAAACCCATGGCGCTCGCGCTCCTCACCGGACCGTACGAGCGCAAAGGTCAAACGCACCTCGCCATCGTCGTGGGAGCCATGACGTCGCTGCAAGGCGACGTGCTCGAACACGAACAAACCCTCTGGAAGTCGCTCGCGACCATACCGGGTTTTACCGGGGCGCTCGACGAGCTGAAGCCCAAGGTCAAACCCGAAGTGCTGGCCGTAGGCTGGGCCTTCGCTCCCGAAGGTCGCAAAGTGCCCGCACGAAGGGTCAAAATCGAAGTCGGCGCGCTGTCGAAAGAACTCTGGGTCGTCGGTGATCGCGTGTGGAATAATGGCGTCGCCAGCGATCCCGTACCTTTCGATCAAATGCCCATTTCGTGGGAACGAGCCTTCGGTGGTGAAGGGTATGCGGCAAACCCGGTCGGCCGAGGGCTCTCCCCAACGAAAACCGAAGACGGCGATACGGTGCACCTGCTCCCAAACATCGAGCTACCCAAAAAGCTGATTGGTTCACCCAGGGATCGCCCACCTCCAGCAGGGTTTGCCCCGATCGATCCATCGTGGCCAAAACGCCTCGCAAAATTGGGAACCTACGACAAACGCTGGCTCGAAACTCGATATCCCGATTATCCCGACGATTTCGATCCGACGTACTTCAACCTCGCTCCCGAAGACCAATGGCTCGATGCGCCGCTCGAAGGCCAGGAGCGTGTCGTCATCGAACACATGCATCCGACGAAGGAGCGAATCGAAGGAAAGATCCCCCGATTTTTGGCGCGCGCCTTCGTGAGTCGCGAAAGCGCCCTTTTGCGCGAAGTGTCGTTGCGGCTCGATACCGTGCTGCTCGTGCCTCACATGGAGCGAATCGTCCTTTTGTACCGAGCGTTTGTCGAAGTGCAAGACGACGAAGCCTCCGACGTGCTCGATCTAATGGTCGCGCTCGAACGGCATGGTGAGCCGAAAGGGCTGAGTCATTACCGCACCGTCCGGGAAAAACGCCTCGATCGCGACAAAGGCTCGCTGTACGCGCTTCGCGACAAAGATTTGATTCCCGACGGGGTACGAAGCGGAACCGCCGTCAACGACGAGGAGCTCGGGAAACTGCTGGCGCGCGAAGGTCTCGTCGAACGGGCTACGAGAAACCGCGCCCGCGCACAGCTCGAAGAAACGCGCGAACAACTGCGCCAAGCCGGCATCGACCCGGACGAACACGTCCCCAAAGACGTGCCCGACGAGGATCAACAAATTCCGGACATGAACGGTATCGCCGAGTTTGTCGAGACGACCGAAAAGCAAGCGCAAGAGGCCATTCAGGAGGCAGAGGCCAAGCAAAAAAAGGCGCTCGAGGACGCTAGAAAGCTCTGCGAAGAAAATGGGCTCGATTTCGACAAGCTCCTCGCCGACGCCAAAAAGGACCAAGGCGGACCGCCGAAGTTCTCGGCGAAAGCAGAGATGGAGCGCCTGCGGGATCTTGCCGAGCTTTCGGCCAATTCAGGCGTCGTCATTCCCGAAATAGCCAAGCTCGCCGACCCTGCCCTCGAAGAAAAACTCATTCAAGCCGAAGCCGTCCTCAAGGACACCTATCGCAAGCACGTGCACTACATGCCTCGTGCGCACGAGGGTGCCGAGGAGCATGTCGCACGCGTACGTTTGGAGGTCGAGGCGCTGCTCATTGGGGGTGAATCGCTCGCCGACCATGATTTCACGGGGGCCGATTTGTCCGGTTTGGACTTCAGCGATCGTGATCTGTCGCGATCCTTCTTCGAGGCAGCTCGGCTGGAGGGGTGCAAGTTCGTCAATGCAAACCTCGAAGGCGCCGTGCTGGCTCGAGCGAACCTGAAAGGTGCCGTATTTACTCGGGCCAAGCTCAAAGGTGCCAACCTGGGCGAAGCGATCTGCACCGAGGTGCTCTTCGATGGTGGCATTGACGCGTCGGAGGCGGTGTTTGTCAGAACGGATCTCCGTGGGGCAAACCTTCGCGGGATGATCTTGCACAAGGCGGACATCAACGAAGCATTGCTCGACGGTGCGGATCTTTCGGGCATCGTGGCGAGCGAGTTGACGGTGTTGCGCAGCGATTTCCGCGGGGTGAAACTTGCGGGCGCGACGATCGAGCGGTCGAACATGCTGGAAATCGACGTGTCGGGCGTGGATTTTCGCAAGTGCAAGCTTCCGGGCACGGTCTTTCTCGACGTCATCGCGGACGGGGCCAATTTCGACGACGCGCAAGTGGAGAGCCTACGTATCGTGGGTGTGGATCGCGGTTGTTCGCTCGTGAAGGCCACGTTTCGCCGTGCCAATTTGCGGAGCGCGTTTTTCCGGGGCGCACGTTTGCAAGAATCCGACTTCAGCGACGCCCTGCTCGATGCAGCAGACTTCTCCAAGTGCGACTTGACCGGGGCCACCTTCGAAGGCGCGCGAATGCGTGAAGCGCGGCTCATGAAAGCCAATCTCACGCAGGCCAATTTGGACTGCACGGACCTCTTTCAAGCATTGCTCGGAGGCGCCATCGTTCGCGGGGCGCGTTTCGAGCGGGCGAGTTTGTTTCGTGCGGATGCCATGGGTGCGGTGGGTGACGACAAAACCAGCTTCCGCGGCGCGAACGTGAACTTCGTACGCAGGGCACCGAGGTGA
- a CDS encoding pentapeptide repeat-containing protein produces the protein MDRATIETRLARSEVFEDENWDGLDLSGIDFGGNILSKISLRGCRFDGARLSEVTLSQCDLTDAVLAGAAMRHVNVIQCKLDRAKLARTNLNAANLIESTFNDADLEETNLTIANISDCRFDGASLARANLDRAAFVGASFDGTDLAGANLVKATFFRADLRKAKLDGATFHTTIFTESNLAGQSFEKRELPLVQLIDANLEGCNFNGARIEQTNFKGAKLTKATFVKARAKLAIFHKATLTLAVMTGADLFQAIFQEASAEGADLSDSNLEQSIWIDAKCRAAKFMRCDLTHADFTHADLSLANLGGAKMYRTRLHRALRDGTNMPAGSAAALGDEPLLAEAEDWWETHRPNRS, from the coding sequence ATGGATAGGGCGACGATCGAGACGCGGCTTGCGCGAAGTGAAGTGTTCGAAGACGAAAACTGGGATGGTTTGGATCTTTCGGGCATCGATTTCGGCGGCAACATTCTATCCAAAATCTCGCTTCGAGGCTGTCGTTTCGATGGGGCGCGTTTGTCCGAGGTGACCCTGTCGCAATGCGATCTCACGGATGCCGTTCTCGCGGGCGCGGCCATGCGGCATGTGAACGTCATTCAATGCAAATTGGATCGTGCCAAGCTCGCAAGGACGAACCTGAACGCGGCGAACCTCATTGAATCGACGTTCAACGACGCAGATCTCGAAGAGACAAACCTCACGATCGCGAACATCAGCGACTGTCGTTTCGACGGCGCATCACTTGCGCGAGCCAATCTCGACCGCGCTGCGTTCGTTGGAGCGAGCTTCGATGGGACGGATCTTGCCGGCGCAAACCTCGTGAAGGCAACGTTTTTCCGGGCCGATCTGCGCAAAGCAAAGCTCGATGGGGCCACGTTTCACACGACGATTTTCACCGAATCGAATTTGGCCGGTCAGAGCTTCGAGAAGCGGGAGCTTCCGCTCGTCCAGCTCATCGACGCAAACCTCGAAGGGTGCAACTTCAACGGCGCCCGTATCGAGCAAACGAACTTCAAAGGGGCAAAGCTCACGAAAGCAACGTTCGTCAAAGCGCGCGCAAAGCTCGCGATCTTTCACAAAGCGACCCTCACGCTCGCCGTGATGACGGGCGCCGACCTCTTTCAAGCCATTTTTCAAGAAGCAAGCGCGGAAGGTGCGGACCTATCCGACTCGAACCTCGAGCAATCCATTTGGATCGACGCCAAGTGTCGCGCGGCGAAGTTCATGCGCTGCGATCTGACCCACGCCGACTTTACCCACGCAGACCTCTCGCTTGCAAACCTCGGTGGTGCGAAGATGTATCGAACGCGCCTGCATCGAGCGCTCCGCGATGGGACGAACATGCCGGCAGGTTCTGCAGCGGCGCTCGGAGACGAACCTTTGCTCGCAGAAGCAGAGGATTGGTGGGAAACGCATAGACCGAACCGATCATGA
- a CDS encoding DUF3540 domain-containing protein, which produces MEAVARKHEPKLVYEEFAEVVSAGEVLTLKTNTGKVVARRAASCLLVPEVGDRVLCVIETRGDAFVLAVLERADGAQRATVELPEKTLLRAAERLTIAANQGVDVVGGGEVRISSARVEVTAMHTRLAGRVLDVVGEVVGADLGRVKLVAKTVDGMLERLSQRVKRSFKVVEETDQVKARHLDYAAETVAHFRGEHTVVTAKDLVKVNGEQIHVG; this is translated from the coding sequence ATGGAAGCTGTAGCAAGGAAGCACGAGCCCAAACTGGTGTACGAAGAGTTTGCCGAGGTCGTTTCGGCGGGCGAAGTGCTCACGTTGAAAACGAACACGGGAAAGGTTGTCGCGCGTCGAGCGGCGAGTTGTTTGCTCGTGCCCGAGGTGGGTGATCGGGTTCTGTGCGTGATCGAGACGCGAGGGGATGCGTTTGTCCTAGCGGTACTCGAGCGAGCAGATGGTGCGCAACGTGCGACGGTCGAGCTGCCGGAGAAGACGCTTCTTCGTGCGGCGGAGCGGTTGACGATTGCGGCAAACCAAGGTGTGGATGTGGTCGGAGGCGGTGAAGTGCGCATCAGCTCCGCGCGGGTGGAAGTGACCGCGATGCATACGCGTCTTGCGGGTCGCGTGCTGGATGTCGTCGGCGAGGTCGTGGGCGCAGACTTGGGCCGCGTAAAACTCGTTGCAAAGACTGTGGATGGGATGCTTGAAAGGCTGAGTCAACGGGTGAAACGCAGTTTCAAGGTCGTCGAGGAAACGGACCAGGTCAAAGCGCGGCATCTGGATTATGCAGCCGAAACGGTGGCGCATTTCCGAGGAGAACACACGGTGGTCACGGCGAAGGACCTCGTGAAGGTCAACGGCGAGCAGATTCACGTGGGCTGA
- a CDS encoding DUF4150 domain-containing protein has product MFANTQMGGMNFGFPDVCLTPAPPAPAPVPIPYPNVALGPMGVGAAYNVLWSATPAHTMATTIPLSNGDNAGIATGVASGTVMGPCRHVTAAFTVLLNGVPATRLTSVSIQNNTNCPGMRVAPSQVQVLLLAP; this is encoded by the coding sequence ATGTTTGCGAATACCCAAATGGGCGGAATGAATTTTGGGTTTCCCGATGTGTGTTTGACGCCGGCGCCTCCAGCTCCGGCGCCCGTGCCCATTCCCTACCCGAACGTCGCGCTCGGGCCGATGGGTGTAGGCGCTGCGTACAACGTGTTATGGAGCGCGACGCCAGCGCATACGATGGCCACGACGATTCCGTTGTCGAATGGTGACAACGCCGGAATCGCCACGGGCGTCGCGTCGGGAACCGTGATGGGGCCGTGTCGGCATGTGACCGCGGCATTCACGGTGTTGCTCAATGGCGTGCCGGCAACTCGGCTCACGAGCGTATCGATTCAGAACAACACGAATTGTCCTGGAATGCGTGTTGCCCCGAGTCAAGTGCAGGTGCTTCTCCTCGCGCCGTGA
- a CDS encoding metallophosphoesterase, with protein MMTFSSDPAVAEQQMHAIIYYLTAFGYIDGDFDSAERGFIRDYIAKLVHGRAVSTIGEDLTGHEDIIARWTEHFHEVMDEIDGEIQDYFTESVAESEDTKQFVLAKLKLRTFELFKRFDDENRSALLATAEELIQADGVVHPEEQQFRDDIVALLDAPIELDDLEVEPIERGDVVIDKAKQVSPRMADHPFFKMFEHDYASDAATFAQQSAADLALVERFMATLGEQRKIGKGKLSAASDFSHFPAGSIFLDGHVYVYKPMPEEKVELLVLGDLHGCYTCLKAALLQADFFTKVQAFRDDPQNNPRMIAVFLGDYIDRGKYSYNGILRTVMQLFVTVPGHVFVLRGNHEYYIEHKGKVLAPVRPAEAMQSLESIAPTEMFQAYMRLFESLPNMLIFDQMLFVHAGIPRDATLDDKYKDLTSLNDSDIRFQMLWSDPSDTDFVPDALQKANARFPFGRHQFRSFMQRIGCTTMIRGHERVVEGFKTIYDEPDAKLLSLFSAGGKNNNDLPAKSNYREVTPMALTITYEDGVLQVTPFVIEYERYNDPQYNSFFKNRLAPTISV; from the coding sequence GATGCACGCGATCATCTACTATCTCACGGCCTTCGGCTACATCGACGGCGACTTCGACAGCGCCGAACGAGGCTTCATCCGTGATTACATCGCCAAGCTCGTGCACGGGCGGGCGGTGAGCACGATCGGTGAAGACTTGACGGGGCACGAAGACATCATCGCTCGATGGACCGAGCACTTTCACGAGGTGATGGACGAGATCGACGGTGAAATCCAGGACTACTTCACGGAGAGCGTTGCGGAGTCCGAGGACACGAAGCAGTTTGTCTTGGCGAAACTGAAGCTCCGCACGTTCGAGCTGTTCAAGCGTTTCGACGATGAAAACCGATCGGCGCTGCTCGCGACGGCCGAGGAGCTGATTCAGGCCGACGGGGTGGTGCATCCCGAGGAGCAGCAGTTTCGGGACGACATCGTGGCGCTGCTCGACGCGCCCATCGAGCTCGACGACCTGGAGGTGGAGCCTATCGAACGCGGGGACGTGGTGATCGACAAGGCGAAGCAGGTCTCGCCGCGCATGGCGGATCATCCGTTTTTCAAGATGTTCGAGCACGATTATGCGAGCGACGCGGCGACATTTGCGCAGCAATCGGCAGCCGACTTGGCGCTCGTGGAACGATTCATGGCGACGCTCGGGGAGCAACGCAAAATCGGCAAGGGCAAACTTTCCGCGGCGTCGGACTTCAGTCACTTTCCTGCGGGCAGCATTTTCCTCGATGGGCACGTATACGTTTACAAGCCGATGCCGGAAGAAAAGGTCGAGCTCTTGGTGCTCGGCGACTTGCACGGTTGCTACACGTGTTTGAAGGCTGCGCTTTTGCAAGCGGACTTTTTTACGAAGGTCCAGGCGTTTCGAGACGATCCGCAAAACAATCCTCGCATGATAGCGGTTTTCCTCGGCGATTACATTGATCGGGGCAAATATAGCTACAATGGCATTTTGCGAACGGTGATGCAGCTCTTCGTGACGGTGCCGGGGCATGTCTTCGTTTTGCGTGGCAATCACGAATATTACATCGAGCACAAGGGCAAAGTGCTCGCGCCCGTGCGTCCGGCGGAGGCGATGCAATCGCTCGAAAGCATTGCACCGACGGAAATGTTTCAGGCGTACATGCGGCTATTCGAATCGCTGCCGAACATGCTGATCTTCGATCAGATGCTCTTCGTGCACGCGGGCATTCCGCGCGACGCGACGCTCGACGACAAGTACAAGGATTTGACGTCGCTGAACGATTCGGACATACGATTTCAGATGTTGTGGAGCGATCCGAGCGATACGGACTTCGTGCCGGATGCATTGCAGAAGGCGAATGCAAGGTTTCCGTTCGGGCGGCATCAATTCCGATCGTTCATGCAGCGGATTGGTTGCACGACGATGATTCGGGGTCACGAGCGGGTGGTGGAAGGTTTCAAGACGATTTACGACGAGCCGGACGCAAAGCTATTGAGCTTGTTTTCGGCGGGCGGCAAGAACAACAACGATTTGCCGGCGAAGAGCAATTACCGCGAAGTGACGCCGATGGCGCTGACGATCACGTACGAAGACGGCGTTTTGCAAGTGACGCCATTCGTGATCGAATACGAGCGGTACAACGATCCACAGTACAACTCGTTTTTCAAGAATAGGCTCGCGCCGACGATTTCGGTTTGA